Part of the Spinacia oleracea cultivar Varoflay chromosome 5, BTI_SOV_V1, whole genome shotgun sequence genome, AaactaattattaaaaaatggatGGTTGACTTTAGAAACAAAATCACCTATCTGACATCATCCCCTGCGTCCTCTGTTTTTCCTTCCTAAATGAAACATacacttctatatatatacaaaagAAGCTTCTATAATGAGATATCATAAAAGATTTTACAcacaaaaaaacccaaaaatggAAACAGTGACAGCAAGTTCTATTTTGATATCATTGGTTTGTGTACTAGTTGTGACAGGGTTAATCAAAGCAGTGAACTGGGTATGGCTGAGGCCGAAGAAACTGGAAAAAAAGTTCAGACAGCAAGGTTTGAATGGTACTTCTTACCAGTTCTTGTTTGGAGACATGAAAGATTACTCGTCCATGCGCAGTCGGGCCTTAGAAAGCCCCATGGAGTGCTTCTCCAATGATTATTTTCCGCGTGTTGAACCTCTCCGCCATAAGGTTGTCAGCAAATGTGGTAAGTAATCTAAAACACATTACACACACGTTTAAAACTGCTAGGGGGTGGTTTTAAATCTTATGCTAACTAGCACAACATTTGATCTCATGAAGTTCTAAGCCTTCCTTCATTGTCAGAAATCAGTTGactttaattttatatatttcaGAAAAAATGACAGATTAATTTCATGGTTTTTATTAATGCAGGAAAGGACTACTTCGTCTGGGCTGGTCCTATACCAATGATAAACATCTCAAAGCCAGAGTTGATCAGAGAAGCTTTAACGAAGATGCAAGATTTTCAAAAGGCAAAGTGGAACCCCATTATTGACAAGCTTTTTCCAGGGCTAGTTTGCTACGAAGGAGAGAAATGGTCTAGACACCGAAAGATCATCAACCCAGCCTTCCATGTGGAGAAGTTGAAGGTCCTTCCTAATATCCTACTATTAGCTATATTTATATTAACCTACCCTTGATCAACAGAAATTCCAAACAGTAAATACAGTATCAATTAAGCTATTCAGGAGGAATAACAGTTGGCTAATAATGCCTCGATCATGCAGTCAGTAATGAGGAATGCATATAATCACACTAACAGTATAAAATCACTTGAATACATGAAAGTGatttcttttgttgtttgttaCAGCTTATGCTACCAGCATTCCGGGATAGTTGTGCTGACATGATCAATAAATGGGAGCTGATAGTACCTAAAGTGGGTTCAAGTGAGCTAGATGTGTGGATGGATCTTAAGAAACTCACTGCTGACGTGATATCTAGAGCAGCATTCGGAAGCAACTATAAGGAGGGACAAAGGATATTTGAACTTCTTACGGAACAAACTGATTTAGCTCTTCTTATGATAGAATCAGTTTATATACCAGGAATGAGGTAATCGATACAATCCTCACATCTTGCAATCTTCCCACTACTCGACATATTAAATAAAGTAAAGGTTAACCCTGTCAGTTGTGTTCAGATACATTCCAACAGCAAGAAATAGGAGATTCCAGGATGTTGAAGATCAAATACATACTGCGTTGCGCGCAATTATCAACAAGAGGAAGAATGAAATTGAGGCAGGAGGAGCAGTAAAACCTGACCTGTTAGGAATACTCATGGATTCCAATTCAAAAGAAATTCAACAAGCTGTTGGAAATAACAAGAATCAGCAAGTTGGGATGAATCTTGACGAAGTAATTGATGAGTGCAAACTATTCTACTTTGCTGGACAAGAAACTACTTCGGTACTTTTAGTTTGGACATTGGTTTTATTGAGCAAACACCAAGATTGGCAATCACGAGCACGAGAAGAAGTCCTGCAGACATTTGGGGACAATGTTCCAGACTTTGAAGGGTTAAGCCATTTGAAGACAGTAAGTATTCTGTCACTCTAACATGATACTTGAATAATATTCATATCAAAATTTAACAGTATGGTATGTTTATTTAGGTGACTATGATCCTGTATGAGGTCCTCAGGCTCTATCCACCAGCTATGCAACTGACAAGATCTATTCATAAAGGTACAAATCTAGGTGGGTTATCACTTCCTTCAGGAGCTATAGTAACTTTCTCGGTGCATTCTGTTCACCGAGATCAAGAACTTTGGGGTAATGATGCGCATGAATTTAAGCCAGACAGGTTCTCTGAAGGAATTTCCAAGGCAGCTAAAGGAAATAACTCATTTTTTCCCTTTGGTTGGGGACCCAGAATATGCATAGGGGAAAAATTTGCGATGACTGAAGCAAAAATGGCATTATCCATGATTCTACAACGCTTTTCCTTAGAACTCTCCCAATCCTATGTTCATGCACCCATGAATGTTATGTTTCTACAGCCTCAACATGGTGCTCAGATAATCTTACACCGACTTTGATGGTATACAATCAGAAAGTATAGATTTTGCACATTTGCACCTCTTAACttcatttattttgtttgataAATGGTCATTCAGAATGTTCTCCTTACTGCTGGTAATTGGTTTCAAGAATAATTGGCCACTTCCTTATTTGCGCTACGAGTGTATCTGTAAAAAATTCTAAAGATAAAGTTCATCTGTTCTCTTCCATTCTCCACTACAGTTCTAGATGTCATCCTCTAATATGCTCAACTTTCTAAATTTTAACCAGTTTCTTTTTTCCTTAAATATCTAGAAAATAATTGGAGACTTGATTCAGTAAATGGAACGATGCAGTGTATCTACACAGACATAAAACAAATTGGACCGAGATTGGCTTGTTCCAACAGTCTGTAGTTTCAGGTCAAGAAGGATATAAAGGAAAATAATATAGCAGATGTCTTCATAAAAGCTAACAGATAAGGCATAGATGCCCGAAAAATAGTTCAAACAAGTTTCATCACAGTTTCCATTTAAGATAAGAAAATTCTTAGAGAAGTAAACGATACATGGATCAAAATGATCATTTATTTATACTATAcacaaagtaaaaaaaaaaaaaaactttgttaCCTTGGCTAAAGTAACCAAAAGCAGATGATCCTCCACCGCCCCCGGCCACCAACTTTGACTTCTAATACTCCATAATATGCAATGTGCCACTTCCAACACCAAATAAAGAAATGAGATTTCTAGAAGCGAAGAAGGAATAAGGAAAGCAACAAATTAACTTTATCTCAATGATGAGCTACAGAACAAGGCCAAAATCTAGAGGGAAAAGCATCTAAATGTGAAACATAGAAGATCATTGCAGAATGTGACATTCTGGGGAAGTAATTAGTAATCTTGCAGAGGCAATAATGATCTAAAGTTACAAACTGCGCGGCTGTGCCACAAAGAGAAACCTGTAATTAAAAGGCTAGTTTAATTCCACTCTCTAGTTGGTTTACTTTGTTCTATCATCATTTCATTTTGAACAGCAGAAACAGATCAATGTTGGATATTCATGAATAACTCACAATTAGTTCTTCAGCTGTAGTAAGTTTATAGGCATGAACTGTACATGAATCATCCGAAATCCCGAAGAAACCAACAATAACAACCCATTACAATTCTCATGAAATTTATATGATTTGGTGGTCTTTAAAAGTAAGGTTTTTATCCTGAATGTATCTTTTCAACGAATTGATAGTGTTGCTTCATGAGCTCTGTATAATTCTACTTTTGATTTGTTTCCAAGGCTAGCAAATTAGGTTTTTTTTACGATTGTTAGTTGCATAGTGTAAAATGCAAAGGAATGAAATTAGGGTCGTCGATAATTGAGCACCAAAATTTACAAACGCACCTGAATTAGAGTAGGGTTTTCGAAggtagctttgccaaaacctcTCTCCATAGCTCCATTGGTAAATCCTCATGTTTCTGCAGTTCGTCTTCCCAATTTCTCTTCCTCTGGCCGCACACTTTGATCTGCGCACTCAATCAGACGATTCAGACTAAACCCTTTGTCAATCAGACGATTTCTCCCTCTCTAACTGTTGGTTACTTCGCTCTTTCGATTTAAAgttatcacaaattcttatttacaacgggtgtacaataaatattgtacaccggagtaaaagttaactcaaaatgcttaaaagttaatcttatatatgtaaaagttatctatttttaagtgataaattttttcattttagtataacttatttcttcaaaatcattaaaaatgtatgaaattaagaaatttttggataaaaccaccttttaaagttgcagtttttgaaataaccaccttatatattttttttttaaataaccaCCTTAAACTTTCTGTTTTTATGAAATCACCACCAAATGTTAACGGACATCCAAACTTCCGTTAGTGGGGCCCACAACCAACGACCATATCTGATTCCCCTCCTCttttccttccttcttcctctCCATGAACCCTTCCTCCATTAACAAACCTCtctcgaattttttttttatcaaaattccacaaattaaatctatttctCTCCCAATTTTTCAAGTACAATTCATCTGcaagaaaatttcggcactttccCCCAATTATCAGCATGTAATTTGTGCTAaattgaaattagggttcttcaATTGTAGAATTTGAGGGTTTTTCAATTTGGGGATTTAAACTCAATTGATagtttaatcaaccaaaacgcTCAAATTCATAGTTTAATTCGAGATTAGGGTTATAGTTTAATACTTTAATCGTCCTTTTCCTAACAATTAAAGCACACACATGGAGTTTCCTACCAATCTGGATTGACATGAATGAAGCTTCAAATTCCATACCTTCTACACCTACACCTGGATCTACCCTTGATAATCCACCATATAAGATAAATAATTCTTGAGGTCATGTACCTATACAGCAAGACTATACCAGGAACAACTATTCACTACGGTAATGTAACGGATTATAATGTCCATAACCTTTACGTGTTTCTTGAATCTCAAGCCACCCGTGAAGCACTCGTTAAAACCAGCAATGAAAGACCGTTTTTACTTTCAAGGTCGACATTTGTTGGTTCTGGGAAGTATACCGCCCATTGGACTGGAGATAATGCTGCAAGATGGGATGATTTGCAGTATTCTATTCCAACTATGTTGAACTTTGGAATTTTTGGGATGCCAATGATTGGAGCAGATATATGTGGTTTTGCTGAAAATACATCAGAAGAGCTATGTCGGCGATGGATTCATGTAAACCTCTATCATTTTAGCCCTTAGAAGTATGCCATAGGCTTTGACAgggatggaggagagagagattcGAATTGTGGGGTTGAGGACAAAAAATACAGAGAATAAATGAGGGGGGAGCGTGAAGAGCAATAATGAGGAAGAAGAAATTGGTTGAAGATGAAAGTAACAGTAAAGAAGGAGAAGAAAGAGAGTATTGAGTGAAAATGGAGGGAAAACAAATTTTGGTCGTTGGTTGTGGGCCCCACTAACGGAATTTTGGATGTCCGTTACCATTTGGCGGTGATTTCGTAAAAAAAGAAAGATTAAGgtggttattaaaaaaaaaaaaaacatataaggtggttatttcaaaaactgcaactttaaaaggtggttttatccaaaaaatcctaaaattaatcatttaaccctttaaaatatttatctatcaatttctttttactaatataaaagttaatcaaaactaggttaaagttataaaataaaagggttaaagttatcttggtgtacaataaatttattgtacaccttatgcgcgcaagaccttttgtaaatTTATAGGGTACGGTACCGGGCAAAATAGACCCAACCCGAGCCACCCTAGGTGAATCCGTACTATGTACATGAAAGGCTGAAACTAACCGGAAACGAAGTAGACGACCCGTATCCGAAACTGGATGACATGAGATGGACACAAACCGAATCAAATGTTGTTAAAATGGATTAGTTTTCCATAATAAGCTGATTTTCTACAAACTTGAAACCCAAGATTGACTTGTATCTAACTATATGCGACTCGTTTGGCACCTCTAGGTCGGAACGACACATATGTTAATTTAATCGCCGATTAGGTGCTTATATAGTTTTTAGGTCGAATCTAATTGGATCGTGACACGTGAATCAATAATTCCGTGCCAatggaatacaatatcatgTTATTCATGTCACTTTTCATTTTCTCAGATTGTTCCAAATCGTTTTAGTTTTTGACAGTTCGATATGTAACTCATTTGCGGCAATCTCCAGCCACGTAGATAGGCATGTTCAATGGTCTAGGTCAGGGTTGTATCcagtggcggagccaggaaTTCAACGTTGGGGGGGCGAGAAAAAAAATGGAACTAAAAATAAGGGGGGGcgaggaaaaaaaataaaactaaaaagaaataATATGGTATTAGGATTTGAACCCAAGATCAAGGAGTATAAATGACTTATTAAAGTAGAAATAACCATTGAAACAAGTAGTATTAAGTGATATATTTTAGTATTTATTACTATATATTAGGAATTTTTAAAATTGTTGGGGGGAAGCCCCCCCCCCCCTATCTCCGCCTCTGGTTGTATCAGGTCAGTATTAAATGAAACGGTGTTGGTCGGGTCAAGTGTTTTGGAAAATAGATTGGGTATCTAGGTCTGGTCAAGAACCCGTTAACTCAATCAATTTCGACCATATAAGTAATATATATGATTGTAATATTTCATCATGCAACGTGTGTATATATAAACCCAGTAACAAGTATAACACCTCATCAAATGTCCATATAATTATATTTAGCAATTTTACTCATAAAATCAAACCAACAAACCCGTTAATTGTCCGTCCGACCTGACATGTTAAGGGCTAAAAGCCTGAAACCGTATACATGGTATTAATTAATGGGCCTAACCCGTTTAAACAAGGCAGTTCACAGGCTTTTAATGGGCTCACCCGTTGAACATGCCACACATAAACACACACAATCCCGAATTAAAGGCCCAATTAGACTCGATACATTGAGTCGAGTCACATAACCTAACTTTACTTTTGTAAACTCATACCAGGTCAAGCAGCCGAACGATTAGAAATACAAAATGATACTCTTTCTGTGACGGATCATTTTGAGCTTAGATCACTACACAAAGTTTTAagagaaaatatattttgttcaaGTACATCTTACTAGGTTTTCaataaatttcaattaataataattttacTCCGGAATAAAATTCAATCATGTTTGTTCATGTTGGATCAATTTCAGATTATGTCGGTTTCAGTCTTTCAGTTTAAAAAATGATTAGGGTCCTAGTAAGTTCGACGTTAGAATAAGTCATCTAATTTGAGAACGGTCACTCGGTCAGTGTTCTAATTTGCCTCGGTTCAACTTCAGACCAGTTCACTTTTATGGAGTATaatagagctgtcaaaaactgacccgatccgaaaacccgacctgaaccgaccgaacccgtaaccgaccatgacccgaaattatggtaaaacaggtaacccgaaacccgacctgtgcccgacccgaaaaaatcgataaccgattttaacccaatgttgtaacacccgaacccgacacccgacccgaaaatgaccgataaccgaactgacccgaacccgatttgatacccgacccgatgtcaacccgaaatcgattgtaactcgatgaaacctgctattgacccGACCTGTGAGAACCCGCTACTCGATTTACCCGAGTTATCAATTACACGATCAAATATTAACTTCATTGATctatctattttaattatttattgctaaatattgaaaaatttaactctaaaataagttaaacaaaattttttagaatataaaatccttaaaatgtataggttaattatcagacccgagtttgacccgtccctgagagtgacccgatctgaattctatttgatctgattattatccgatccaaactaagacccgaacccgaaaataactgtgttgcaaaccgacttaaaccagactcgataagacccgaacccgaaattatctgctacaaaccgacttaaacccgacccgataagacccgaacccaaaatcaaacctgaccgaaatgtgacccgactcgaacccgacctgaacccgggataggaaaaaacccgatatgacccgacctgaaatcgacccaaccgaacccgaactcaacccgaatgaaatattgacccgacacgacccgacctgatcatgacccgaaacccgagatgacccgacccaaacccgacccgatgatctgttttgacagctctagagTATATAATTTAGTTATGGTTTTCGGGTTCGGACTTCGGACGGTCCAATTAGGTCGGGTCAGTTTTGCATCAACTGACTCCCCTTTCTCACGTGAAAATTCAGTTTCGGGACTTCCGGAGATTCACACTCTCCCTCAACTCCTCCGGCGAATCCCTGTCCCACCCGGACGGCGAACAGTAAGTTTCTCCCGCGAATTTGAAGCCACCGCTGACTTCACCCTGTTCTTCACAGAAATCTTGTCAAACCGCCCTTAACCCCGGAAAATCCGGCGCTGTTCGCCTGTTCAGTCCTTTTCCAGTTAACCACTCCTTCCGTCGTTGCTCAGGTCTAACCTACTTTCATTATCCTCTTATTTTTCCTGATTTTTGTTCCTGCTGTTTGAAATATTGGGTTTGCTGCATTTATTTCTGGTGATTGTTTTGTGATGAATTGAATTGAGGTCAGGTTCAAATTGGAATTACGTAATTGACATTTGCATTTGCCTGAATCTAATTTAAATTCGAAGTGACCGGCTTACTTTTGATTATTATGGTATATTCTCTGCTATTTTCAATTGAATTGGTTGTCTgctgtattttattaaaatgtTTTCGAgtaacaattaaaataaaaaaacgaaGTTAGGGTTTGAAGTTCAAGGGTTGTgatgctgttttttttttccaaatatgATGAAATATATGAAAGGGAAAGCAATTACCTTGATTGAATTGCTTAACATTTAAAGTAagtttaagttggaaaataaatTTAGCTTGGGGCATAGTCATGAATTCACGTCATTGTAAAGAAGTTGTTTGTGTAGTGAATATCTTAGTGAATGAGATTGATGTTTGGAAAGAACGGTTGTAATATCTAGAAGCAATACACATGGTTTGATTGGAAGTCCTATGAACTTGAGGAGCTAGGCAAT contains:
- the LOC110788148 gene encoding cytochrome P450 CYP72A219: METVTASSILISLVCVLVVTGLIKAVNWVWLRPKKLEKKFRQQGLNGTSYQFLFGDMKDYSSMRSRALESPMECFSNDYFPRVEPLRHKVVSKCGKDYFVWAGPIPMINISKPELIREALTKMQDFQKAKWNPIIDKLFPGLVCYEGEKWSRHRKIINPAFHVEKLKLMLPAFRDSCADMINKWELIVPKVGSSELDVWMDLKKLTADVISRAAFGSNYKEGQRIFELLTEQTDLALLMIESVYIPGMRYIPTARNRRFQDVEDQIHTALRAIINKRKNEIEAGGAVKPDLLGILMDSNSKEIQQAVGNNKNQQVGMNLDEVIDECKLFYFAGQETTSVLLVWTLVLLSKHQDWQSRAREEVLQTFGDNVPDFEGLSHLKTVTMILYEVLRLYPPAMQLTRSIHKGTNLGGLSLPSGAIVTFSVHSVHRDQELWGNDAHEFKPDRFSEGISKAAKGNNSFFPFGWGPRICIGEKFAMTEAKMALSMILQRFSLELSQSYVHAPMNVMFLQPQHGAQIILHRL